One segment of Mycolicibacterium neworleansense DNA contains the following:
- a CDS encoding SRPBCC family protein: MTDETMSATCAVNAPAETVFAVLADPRTHQAIDGTGWVRESLDGKQLTAAGQVFRMAMYHDNYGGMHYEMANRVEVFEPPRAIAWLPGQGDDDADLDFGGWVWRYDLEPLEDDRTNVTLTYDWSAVPQAIRDNIAFPPFDRQHLDNSLKYLAGLAQERT; this comes from the coding sequence ATGACTGACGAAACCATGAGCGCCACGTGCGCCGTCAACGCGCCGGCCGAAACCGTGTTCGCGGTGCTGGCCGACCCGAGGACCCATCAGGCAATCGACGGCACCGGCTGGGTGCGGGAGTCGCTCGACGGCAAGCAGCTGACCGCGGCCGGCCAGGTCTTCCGGATGGCGATGTACCACGACAACTACGGCGGCATGCACTACGAGATGGCCAACCGGGTGGAGGTCTTCGAGCCTCCTCGCGCGATCGCGTGGTTGCCGGGCCAGGGCGATGACGACGCCGATCTCGACTTCGGCGGCTGGGTCTGGCGCTACGACCTGGAGCCGCTGGAGGACGACCGGACGAACGTCACCCTGACGTATGACTGGTCGGCGGTGCCGCAGGCGATCCGCGACAACATCGCGTTCCCGCCGTTCGACCGGCAGCATCTGGACAACTCGCTCAAGTACCTGGCCGGGCTGGCCCAGGAGCGGACGTAG